A single Marinobacter sp. es.042 DNA region contains:
- the cadR gene encoding Cd(II)/Pb(II)-responsive transcriptional regulator produces the protein MKIGELAKTTTIPVETIRYYEKIGLLPEPDRDNSGYRSYRTVHLDRLLFIKRCRNLDMAQEEIRELIRLAEQPEADCSQVDALLARHLNHVRERLKELESLEETLVQLQEACTDGRTVRECGILGGLSSVLETPEPEDRHNHVPGTHGPGQH, from the coding sequence GTGAAAATCGGTGAACTTGCCAAGACAACGACTATTCCCGTTGAAACCATCCGATACTACGAAAAGATCGGTCTGCTACCAGAACCGGACAGGGACAACAGTGGCTACCGCTCTTACCGCACTGTCCATCTGGACCGTCTTCTCTTTATCAAACGCTGCCGCAATCTGGATATGGCCCAAGAGGAGATTCGCGAGCTGATCCGACTGGCCGAGCAACCGGAAGCCGATTGCAGCCAGGTGGACGCTCTGCTGGCTCGCCATCTGAATCACGTGCGCGAACGCCTGAAGGAACTGGAGAGCCTGGAAGAAACGCTCGTGCAGCTTCAGGAAGCCTGTACAGACGGGCGCACCGTGCGTGAGTGCGGCATTCTCGGCGGGCTTAGCTCGGTGCTCGAGACCCCGGAGCCCGAGGATCGCCACAATCACGTTCCCGGCACCCATGGGCCGGGCCAGCACTGA
- a CDS encoding sensor histidine kinase — translation MIWFKKPVSVKGTLLALLLPAGILLMALAWLVHGLLLDRMSRQFVETRLKDEVAFLEHQIRDSSGRLDTLQTGDYFQEVFHHAFVIHSDTRTIISPENWAPLLMPLVKSGEEGTLRVSGAEIAEAPSDILAYRKSFRVDDQPIVVIVSEDLGALSRSQAELHAWTAVVSLLLILLLVGVLWLGINLSMRPVVSLKAALKRLQDGEISRIDVRAPEEFQPLVLQLNHLLDSLDQRLERSRDALANLSHSVKTPIAAVRQILEDTDRPLPNNLRQQMAGRLDDIDRQLEAEMRRSRFAGPQVGKSAYPLKQARDLLWMLGRLYPAKSFEMSTVLTEERRWPIEEHDLNEVLGNLLDNAGKWSARFVELGLEEDGQGFIITVEDDGPGIPPNALNTLGTRGLRLDEQTPGHGLGLAIVREITERYSGTLHFSSGSTGGFKATVHVPGTTGGIRQ, via the coding sequence ATGATCTGGTTTAAAAAACCGGTATCGGTCAAGGGAACGCTACTGGCACTGCTGCTGCCGGCCGGCATTCTTCTGATGGCTCTCGCATGGCTGGTGCACGGGCTCCTACTTGACCGGATGTCCCGCCAATTTGTGGAAACCCGGCTCAAAGACGAAGTCGCTTTTCTGGAACACCAGATTCGCGATTCCAGTGGTCGGCTGGACACCCTACAGACCGGTGATTATTTCCAGGAAGTTTTTCACCACGCATTCGTTATCCATTCCGACACCCGGACCATTATCTCCCCCGAGAATTGGGCGCCGTTGTTGATGCCACTGGTGAAGTCCGGCGAGGAAGGTACACTGCGCGTCAGTGGCGCCGAAATTGCGGAGGCGCCCTCGGATATCCTTGCTTACAGGAAGTCCTTTCGCGTGGACGACCAGCCCATCGTGGTGATCGTTTCCGAAGACCTTGGTGCCTTGAGCCGGAGCCAGGCCGAGCTTCACGCCTGGACGGCCGTTGTTTCCCTGCTGCTGATCCTGCTGCTGGTTGGCGTTCTCTGGCTGGGCATCAACCTGTCCATGCGCCCCGTGGTGAGCCTCAAGGCCGCATTAAAGCGACTGCAGGATGGCGAGATATCGCGGATTGATGTCAGGGCCCCCGAGGAGTTCCAACCTCTTGTACTGCAGCTCAACCACTTGCTCGACTCATTGGACCAGCGCCTGGAGCGCTCCCGGGATGCGCTGGCAAATCTCTCCCACAGCGTTAAAACGCCCATCGCTGCCGTTCGCCAGATTCTGGAAGATACTGACCGCCCGCTCCCCAACAACCTCAGACAACAAATGGCCGGCAGGCTCGATGATATCGACAGACAACTTGAAGCAGAAATGCGGCGCAGCCGGTTCGCTGGTCCACAGGTTGGCAAAAGCGCCTATCCTCTGAAGCAGGCCCGGGACCTTCTCTGGATGCTCGGCCGGCTGTATCCGGCAAAATCCTTTGAAATGTCGACCGTACTGACCGAAGAACGACGCTGGCCTATCGAAGAGCACGACTTGAATGAGGTGCTGGGCAACCTTCTGGACAACGCCGGCAAGTGGTCCGCCAGATTTGTTGAACTTGGCCTGGAAGAGGATGGGCAAGGATTTATCATCACGGTTGAGGACGATGGCCCCGGAATTCCTCCCAACGCGCTGAACACCCTTGGCACCCGCGGTCTGCGTCTGGACGAACAAACGCCTGGTCACGGCCTTGGGCTGGCCATCGTGAGAGAGATTACAGAACGCTATAGTGGTACCCTACATTTCAGCTCAGGCTCGACCGGAGGATTCAAGGCAACGGTCCATGTTCCGGGTACCACCGGGGGGATAAGGCAGTGA
- a CDS encoding response regulator transcription factor produces MRLLLVEDDRLLADGLTSQLEKAGFSVDTTSSAREASALADHEEYRAVVLDLGLPDGNGLDVLRKWRTRGISFPVLILTARGDWQDKVNGLKAGADDYLAKPFQTEELIARLNAIVRRSEGRVHSLVKAGHFELDENRQSLKLADGTEHSLTGTEFRLLRCLMSRPGHVFSKEQLMEQLYSLNDTPSENVIEAYIRRLRKLVGTDTISTRRGQGYLFNDLV; encoded by the coding sequence ATGCGTTTACTGCTCGTCGAAGATGACCGGCTGCTTGCGGACGGCCTGACCAGCCAGCTGGAAAAGGCGGGATTCAGCGTGGATACCACCTCCTCCGCCAGAGAAGCGTCGGCGCTGGCCGATCACGAGGAATATCGCGCCGTGGTTCTGGATCTCGGACTGCCAGACGGAAATGGCCTGGACGTGCTCCGGAAATGGCGAACGCGTGGCATCAGCTTTCCGGTGCTGATTCTGACCGCCCGCGGTGACTGGCAGGACAAAGTGAACGGTCTGAAGGCCGGGGCCGACGATTACCTGGCCAAACCTTTCCAGACCGAGGAGCTGATTGCGCGGCTGAACGCCATCGTTCGCCGTAGCGAGGGGCGGGTGCATTCACTGGTAAAGGCCGGCCATTTCGAACTGGACGAGAATCGCCAAAGCCTGAAACTGGCCGATGGCACAGAGCACAGCCTCACCGGAACCGAATTCCGGTTGTTGCGTTGCCTGATGAGCCGGCCAGGGCATGTTTTCTCGAAAGAACAGCTCATGGAACAGCTGTACAGCCTGAACGACACCCCCAGCGAAAACGTCATTGAGGCCTACATTCGCAGGCTCCGGAAACTGGTAGGCACCGACACCATCTCGACACGACGTGGCCAGGGGTATCTGTTTAATGATCTGGTTTAA
- a CDS encoding cupredoxin domain-containing protein, giving the protein MNASKFLVLAASVSMSATAFAAGAHSGGHGTGSGEPGKAAEATRTINVKMHDNYYEPESIDVKAGETVRFVVQNKGRLVHEFNIGTPSMHEAHQKEMQMMVEHGVLKGDHIDREMMEMDMGDGHSMKHDDPNSVLLEPGENKEIVWTFTEKADIEFACNVPGHYQAGMYGDIDFE; this is encoded by the coding sequence ATGAATGCATCAAAGTTTCTGGTTCTTGCGGCCTCAGTGTCGATGTCCGCGACTGCTTTTGCTGCCGGTGCCCACAGCGGTGGGCATGGAACAGGCAGTGGTGAACCCGGGAAGGCAGCTGAAGCCACCCGAACCATCAACGTGAAGATGCACGACAATTACTACGAGCCGGAGTCCATCGATGTAAAAGCCGGTGAAACCGTTCGTTTTGTTGTGCAGAACAAGGGTAGGCTCGTGCACGAGTTCAATATTGGTACACCGTCGATGCATGAAGCCCACCAGAAGGAAATGCAGATGATGGTTGAGCACGGCGTGCTCAAGGGCGATCACATTGATCGCGAGATGATGGAAATGGACATGGGCGACGGTCACTCCATGAAACATGACGATCCCAACAGCGTTCTGCTGGAGCCGGGTGAGAACAAAGAGATCGTTTGGACCTTCACCGAAAAAGCCGACATCGAGTTTGCCTGTAACGTGCCTGGGCACTATCAGGCCGGTATGTACGGCGACATTGATTTTGAATAA
- a CDS encoding copper resistance system multicopper oxidase yields the protein MKKRMLAAIFGGLFSMAASAAEYNISVDRVQIDTGDFVKEGIGYNGASPGPVLRFKEGEEVTINVTNNLDEMTSIHWHGLILPFEQDGVPGISFAGIKPGETFTYQFPIVQAGTYWFHSHSGFQEPNGAYGAIVIEPKGREPFRYDREFVVQLTDKHPHSGDRIMRNLKMSADYYNRQQQTVGDFFAESGEKGFMAALRDRMMWGDMRMMKADIEDVQGFTALINGKGPEQNWTGLFEPGERIRLRFINSSAMTYFDVRIPGLEMTVVQADGNNVQPVNVDEFRIGVAETYDVIVRIKDRKAYTIFAESMGRSGFARGTLAPEEGMTAEVPELREAPLLTMADMAGHMDHGGMDHGAMNHGDMSEDAMAGMNQDDMNGGEMAGMDHSAMGHGSMGGGDGASMPEDPFYARGSGLMPTASNGGKFLSYADLRAQNPLYEHREPTREIELRLTGNMERYEWSINGIKYEDADPIVLQYGERVRFKFVNETMMTHPMHLHGMWSILDVGEGKWNPLKHVISVAPATTVHMETEVDAPGEWAFHCHLSYHAASGMFRKIVVEGGPDSTVAEGKPGGTQGGES from the coding sequence ATGAAAAAGCGAATGCTGGCCGCCATTTTTGGTGGTTTATTCTCCATGGCGGCCAGTGCCGCTGAGTACAATATTTCGGTGGATCGGGTACAGATCGATACCGGCGATTTCGTCAAGGAAGGCATTGGTTACAACGGCGCCTCACCCGGACCGGTACTGCGGTTCAAAGAAGGGGAAGAGGTGACCATCAATGTAACCAACAATCTGGATGAGATGACGTCCATCCACTGGCACGGACTGATCCTTCCGTTTGAGCAGGACGGCGTGCCCGGGATCAGTTTTGCAGGTATCAAACCGGGCGAAACCTTCACTTATCAGTTTCCGATTGTTCAGGCCGGCACCTACTGGTTTCACAGCCATTCCGGGTTCCAGGAACCCAATGGGGCCTACGGCGCCATCGTGATTGAACCGAAAGGTCGCGAGCCGTTCCGCTACGATCGGGAATTCGTGGTGCAACTCACCGACAAGCATCCCCATTCCGGTGATCGCATCATGCGGAACCTGAAAATGTCTGCCGATTACTACAACCGCCAGCAGCAGACCGTAGGGGACTTCTTCGCGGAGTCTGGCGAGAAAGGTTTCATGGCAGCGTTGCGGGATCGGATGATGTGGGGCGATATGCGCATGATGAAAGCGGATATCGAAGATGTGCAGGGTTTTACCGCACTGATCAACGGCAAGGGGCCGGAGCAGAACTGGACCGGGCTTTTCGAGCCGGGTGAACGGATCCGTCTGCGCTTCATCAACTCTTCCGCCATGACCTATTTTGACGTTCGCATTCCCGGTTTGGAAATGACCGTGGTCCAGGCCGATGGCAACAATGTCCAGCCGGTGAACGTGGACGAGTTCCGCATTGGCGTGGCGGAAACCTACGATGTGATCGTTCGCATCAAGGATAGGAAAGCGTACACCATCTTTGCCGAATCCATGGGCCGCTCGGGCTTTGCCAGGGGGACTCTTGCGCCGGAAGAGGGAATGACGGCAGAAGTGCCGGAACTTCGAGAGGCGCCATTGCTGACCATGGCCGATATGGCCGGGCATATGGATCACGGTGGCATGGACCACGGCGCTATGAATCATGGCGACATGAGTGAAGACGCCATGGCCGGCATGAACCAAGACGACATGAACGGTGGTGAAATGGCCGGGATGGATCACAGTGCCATGGGCCATGGCAGTATGGGCGGGGGCGATGGAGCTTCCATGCCGGAAGATCCCTTTTATGCCAGAGGCAGCGGGTTGATGCCCACCGCCAGCAATGGTGGAAAATTCCTGTCCTACGCCGATCTCAGGGCACAGAACCCGTTGTACGAACACCGCGAGCCAACCCGCGAGATTGAACTGCGCCTTACTGGCAACATGGAGCGCTATGAGTGGAGCATCAACGGCATCAAGTATGAGGACGCCGATCCCATCGTCCTTCAGTATGGCGAGCGGGTCCGCTTCAAGTTCGTCAACGAGACCATGATGACCCACCCCATGCACCTGCACGGTATGTGGTCGATCCTTGATGTGGGTGAGGGCAAGTGGAACCCGTTGAAGCACGTGATCAGCGTGGCGCCGGCCACCACTGTCCATATGGAAACGGAGGTGGATGCACCGGGTGAGTGGGCGTTCCATTGCCATCTTTCCTACCACGCCGCCTCCGGCATGTTCCGCAAGATCGTGGTTGAAGGTGGCCCGGACAGCACCGTTGCCGAGGGCAAGCCAGGCGGCACACAGGGAGGTGAATCATGA
- a CDS encoding copper resistance protein B, with protein sequence MSRLTASMCGLALAVTAMSTPAVAQDDPAKKTQTAKTFWGVSAEKLEYRYSDSSEELAVIEGDAFYGTDELKFRWLFEGEWEEAHNAWETLENQFVAQTPVDDFWDAKAGIRIDTPEGPDRVYGVLGLTGLAPYWFEVDTNLYISDEGDASADFEAEYELLVTNFWILSASFETLVAFSEDREIGVGKGLNSTELGLRLSYDLIDRAFSPYVGVVHERKYGDTADLAEAGGGSTEDWFAVIGARIAF encoded by the coding sequence ATGAGTCGGTTGACAGCCTCTATGTGCGGTCTGGCTCTGGCCGTGACTGCCATGTCCACACCAGCGGTTGCCCAGGACGATCCGGCCAAAAAGACCCAGACGGCGAAGACCTTCTGGGGGGTGTCCGCCGAGAAGCTTGAGTACCGGTACAGTGACTCGAGCGAGGAGCTGGCGGTCATTGAAGGCGATGCCTTTTATGGCACTGATGAACTGAAATTCCGCTGGTTGTTCGAAGGCGAGTGGGAAGAGGCTCACAATGCCTGGGAAACCCTGGAAAACCAGTTTGTTGCCCAGACTCCGGTGGATGATTTCTGGGATGCCAAAGCCGGGATTCGCATAGATACTCCGGAAGGTCCGGACCGCGTCTATGGCGTGCTTGGGCTCACCGGGCTGGCACCCTACTGGTTCGAGGTGGACACCAACCTTTACATCAGCGATGAAGGCGACGCCTCCGCGGACTTTGAGGCGGAATACGAGTTGTTGGTCACCAACTTCTGGATTCTGTCTGCTTCGTTCGAGACCCTTGTGGCGTTTTCCGAGGATCGGGAGATTGGCGTCGGCAAAGGACTCAATTCCACCGAGCTGGGGCTGAGGCTGAGTTATGACCTGATTGACCGTGCCTTCTCTCCCTACGTCGGCGTGGTACACGAGCGCAAGTATGGCGACACCGCGGATCTGGCAGAAGCCGGAGGCGGAAGCACGGAAGACTGGTTTGCCGTGATTGGCGCGCGAATCGCTTTCTGA